One window of the Streptococcus parasanguinis ATCC 15912 genome contains the following:
- the cysK gene encoding cysteine synthase A, with translation MAIYENITELIGNTPIVKLNRLVPEGAADVYVKLEAFNPGSSVKDRIALSMIEKAEADGLIKPGDTIVEATSGNTGIGLSWVGAAKGYKVVIVMPETMSVERRKIIQAYGAELVLTPGSEGMKGAIAKAEAIAAERNGFLPLQFENPANPEVHERTTGQEIVDAFGKDGLDAFVAGVGTGGTVSGISHTLKKNNPAVKVYAVEANESAVLSGEKPGPHKIQGISAGFIPNTLDTNAYDGVRRVSSEEAFELARAIGGAEGFLVGISSAAAIYAAIEVAKELGSGKKVLALAPDNGERYLSTTLYEFE, from the coding sequence ATGGCTATTTATGAAAATATTACAGAATTGATTGGGAACACTCCGATTGTCAAATTGAACCGTCTTGTTCCTGAAGGAGCTGCAGATGTCTATGTCAAACTCGAAGCCTTCAATCCTGGATCATCTGTTAAAGACCGGATTGCTTTGAGCATGATTGAAAAAGCTGAAGCGGATGGTTTGATCAAACCAGGTGATACCATTGTCGAAGCAACTAGTGGGAACACAGGAATTGGCTTGTCATGGGTTGGTGCAGCTAAAGGCTATAAAGTTGTGATTGTCATGCCTGAAACCATGAGTGTGGAACGTCGTAAAATCATCCAAGCCTATGGAGCTGAACTCGTTTTGACTCCTGGAAGTGAAGGAATGAAAGGTGCCATCGCTAAAGCTGAAGCAATCGCTGCAGAAAGAAACGGCTTCCTTCCTCTTCAATTTGAAAACCCTGCTAACCCAGAGGTACATGAAAGAACAACAGGACAAGAAATCGTTGATGCCTTTGGAAAAGATGGTTTAGATGCTTTCGTCGCAGGTGTTGGTACTGGTGGTACTGTTTCTGGTATTTCTCATACTTTGAAAAAGAATAATCCTGCTGTCAAAGTCTATGCCGTTGAGGCCAATGAATCTGCAGTCCTTTCTGGCGAAAAACCTGGACCACATAAAATCCAAGGGATTTCAGCAGGCTTTATCCCAAATACCTTAGATACTAACGCATATGATGGTGTTCGTCGCGTATCTTCAGAAGAAGCTTTCGAACTTGCACGAGCTATTGGTGGGGCCGAAGGGTTCTTAGTAGGCATTTCAAGTGCTGCTGCTATCTATGCTGCGATTGAGGTAGCCAAAGAATTAGGAAGTGGTAAAAAAGTTCTTGCTCTTGCACCAGATAATGGGGAACGTTATCTTTCAACTACTCTTTACGAATTTGAATAA